Genomic DNA from Prevotella intermedia ATCC 25611 = DSM 20706:
GTTATTATGTCTACACACAACATTCATCTTCTCGAGCAATTCCCAGGAAAAGTGTTTAGATGCAAAGACGGAGAGTTCAAGTTGGTTACCGACAATGCAGAAACAAAGGATTTGGAAGAAAGCAACGAACCGATAGAAACGATGATAGAGCCTCTTGACTTTGTCGATGATGAGGAGGCAACTCCGAACGAAGAATAAAACAGCAAGCAGAATACGGTTATGAAAGTAATGAAATTTGGCGGCACGTCAGTTGGTTCACCCGAACGAATGAAGGAGGTTGTAGACTTGGTGCTTAGAAATAATGAACCAGTGTTTGTTGTTCTTTCTGCAATGAGTGGCACGACAAATACACTTATAGAGGTTGCAGACTATTTGTACAAGAAGAATCACGAAGGTGCGAATGAAGTTATCAATAAATTAGAGCAAAAGTATTTGTCGCATATTGACGAACTTTATTCTACCAACGAATACAAAGAGAAGACTCTCAAGCTATTTCAAGAAGAATTTAATTATCTGCGTTCTTTCACAAACGATATTTTTACTTCGTTTGAAGAAAAGAGCATTGTTGCACAAGGAGAGGTTTTATCAACCAATATGGTTGTAAACTATTTGCAGGAAAAGGGAATAAAAGCAAAGCTATTGAATGCCCTTGACTTTATGCGTACAGATAAAAATGCCGAACCAGATGCTGCCTACATAAAAGAAAAGCTTTCTGCTATTATGGCTGACAATGCTGACTACCAGGTTTATATAACACAAGGATTTGTCTGCAAGAACGCATACGGCGAAGTTGATAACTTGCAACGTGGTGGTTCTGACTATACAGCTTCGTTGGTAGGGGCAGCCATCAACGCTGAGGAAATACAAATATGGACCGATATTGACGGTATGCACAACAACGACCCGCGCATCGTTGATAATACGGAAGCGGTTCGCCAGTTGAACTTTGAAGAGGCGTCAGAACTTGCTTATTTTGGTGCAAAGATACTTCACCCCACCTGTGTTCAGCCTGCAAAATATGCTGGAATACCTGTAAGACTGAAGAATACAATAGAACCAGATGCAGATGGCACCATTATAAACAATGTAATGGAACACGGAAAAATCAAAGCCATTGCAGCAAAAGACAATATTACCGTAATAAAGGTTCGCTCCAGCAGAATGTTTGGCTCTCCTGGATTTCTTCGCAAAGTGTTCGAAGTGTTCGAAAGTTATCAAGTATCTATCGACCTTATTGCTACAAGCGAAGTTGGAGTTTCGGTAGCAATCGAAGATGCGACTCACTTGGAAGAGATAACCGACGAGCTAAAGGCTTGCGGCACAGTAACTATTGATGCCGATATGTGCATTGTTTGTGTTGTCGGCGATTTAGCTTGGGAGAACATTGGATTTGAGATTATGGCTGCCAACGCACTGAAAGATATTCCTGTGAGAATGATTAGCTATGGTGGAAGCAATTACAATATATCATTTTTGATTAAAGGAGAAGACAAGAAGCACGCGCTTCAATCTTTATCAGCTGCCTTGTTTAATTAAATAGATAATGTTTATAATTGATACATATACGATTATCGTTTCGGCAATGTTACTTTCAGTAGCATTGCTAACATCTTTTATAAATCCATTTTTCAGAAGACCAAAGTTGTCAGAACCATATTGCAAAGAGGTTGCGGAAGAGGCTCTGACGGAAGAAACAGAAATCATAGAGCAACGAGAAGTTGTAGAAGAAGAAAAGCAATATCCGCCCGTATCAATTATTCTTACACCCAACGACGATGCATTGGCACTGTCAAAGAACTTAAACAAGTATCTAAACCAAGATTATCCAAACTACGAAATAATTGTAGTTGTACCCAAAGGTGATGCGGAAACAGAAGATATTCTGAAAACCTACGCTGGCAACTCGCGACTTTACACAACGTTTATCCCTTCCACTTCTAAGTATATGAGCAGGAAGAAACTTGCAATAACGCTTGGTGCAAAGGCTGCAAAATACGAGTGGCTTCTCGTTTGTGATATTTTCTGCGCGCCACAATCCAAACATTGGTTATCTGCTTTGGCACGAAACTGCAAGGAAAATGTCAATCTTGTAGCGGGATATACAAACTATGATGGCGAAGCACCAGATTTTTGGCGATTTGAACGTTTCTATATATCGTGCTATCTTATGCGTGAAGCCCAGAAAGGAACGGCGTATGCCTGGAATTCCAATGCCTTATTATTTAAGAAAAGCGAGTTTCTTGCTGCAGAGGGCTTTAGAGGTAACCTGAAATATGTGCGTGGAGAGTTCGACTTTATAGTTAATAAGTATGCGCAGAAAGGTGCAACTGTTGTAGAAAACTCTATTGATGGAACACTCATAGAAGAAACTCCCACCTACAAACATTGGATAAACAAGCACCTTTTCTATATAGAGACCCGACAGCATCTTAAAAGAAGTATGGCGCATCGTCTATGGTTCTATATTGACCAACTTGCTATCTACATCAACTATATTTTTATCATTGCAGGTTTGGTTTATTCCATTATAACTGCAAGATGGATAATCTCTATCGCAGCAGCTTTAGCATTGGTTGCAACGTTCATACTGCGAATATCAATAGGCAAGAAGACTTTATCGTTATTCAATGAAGATATTCCGTCTTGGAAAATTATTCCATACGAGTTGCGCCTTATATGGCAAAACCTTGGATACAAAATAAAATACTGGCGAGCCAATAAATACGATTTCATTTCTCACAAACTATAATGCGAATATTGCATTTTACATACAAGATAAAAAAAGGAGAACTTCTCTCTGACTATCTAACACTACTGATTACAAACGAAAAAGGGCAATCAGCAGAAGTTGAGGTGGCAACTACCAAGAAGGAGTTTAGTAAGATGCTGTCAAGTTTCAAACCCGACATTGTACATATACACACGTGTTGGAAACTGAATGCTTTTGCTTGTGCCAAGAAAGCCAAACGTAGTGGCTGTGCATTGCTTTTCTCGCCTCATGGTGAACTTTCTCCTTTGGCAATGAAGTCGGAAGAGCCATTACGCAAGAAGATTCGCACTGTTGCTTACCAACGCAAAACAGTGCTAATGGTTGATGCTGTCCTGGCAACATCGAAGAAAGAAATGAATGATATTGCCCAACTTGGTTGGAATAAGCGTATAGATTTCGTGCCTTCGTGCCTGCTTAATCGTTCTATTTCTGCCAACGAAATGGCAACAAACGTATTACAAGTTTACACAAAAGTTATTGACACAAGGTACAGGCGGTATATGGACAGCCTTGAATGGCAATGCTTATGTGCCATATTGCATACAGGCTTGCAGCAAGAACCAACTAATAAGATTATACCGAGCAATCGTTTATTAGAACTTCGTGGGCTTACTCCTCAACAATGGCAACGAATGCTTATCTGTGCAGACGAAGAGTTTGTGCGCAATTACGTTGATATCGGTGTCGAGCGTTTACTTCTTGTAACACCCAATATTGAAACATCGAAGATTTTAAGGTATAAACCTTATATGCAGAAAGCAGAAGGTGAACTTGAAAGGACAAAGATAGAAACAAACAACTTCTTCGCTAAAAGCCGCTATGAAAATGCCAAAGAGGAGGAAGAAGATACGATAAAGCAAATTACTACAATGCTGGCGAATGCGAAAGTATTGCTGAAACAGAAAAGATTTAGTTTGCTTCATTTATCGCAGATGTATCAAATCATACGATTTGAAGATTACGATGAGGACAGACTTTTAGTTATTTTGCGTCGTATGCGCTTATTGAAGTTTGCCCGTCGTATGGTGCATATACTTTCAGAGTATTTGTATCTGGAAGACGGCTATGCGCCTTTTGCACCCTTGAACGATAAAAAGGTGCGCCCAATAATAGAGAGTATAATAAACAAGGATAAGTACTAATCAACGAATTATTAACGGAGAATTGACTATGACAAACGAAATTTATGATTTAAAGAAAGACGAACGCTATTTGCAGTTGCTGTCTCAATCGTTTCCAACAATTGCAGATGCAAGTACGGAAATCATAAACTTGCAGGCTATATTGAATTTGCCAAAGGGCACAGAGCACTTCTTGGCAGACATTCACGGAGAACACGAAGCATTCCAACACGTCTTGAAGAATGCGTCGGGAAACATTAAGAGAAAGGTGAACGACCTTTTTGGCGATACGCTGCGCGAGTCGGAAAAGCGAGACCTTTGTACACTCATTTATTATCCCGAGCGAAAGATTGAGCTTGTGAAGAAAGCGGAAAGCGATATAGAGGATTGGTATCATATTGCCATTCACCGTCTGGTCAGAATATGCCGAGATGTTTCAAGCAAATACACAAGGTCTAAAGTGCGCAAGTCGCTCCCTGTCGAATTTTCTTACATCATTCAGGAACTTTTGCACGAAAGTTCTGCCGACAAGGACAAGACGGATTATGTAAGCACAATTATTTCGACGATTATCTCAACAGGCAGAGCCGATGACTTTATCACAA
This window encodes:
- a CDS encoding glycosyltransferase; amino-acid sequence: MRILHFTYKIKKGELLSDYLTLLITNEKGQSAEVEVATTKKEFSKMLSSFKPDIVHIHTCWKLNAFACAKKAKRSGCALLFSPHGELSPLAMKSEEPLRKKIRTVAYQRKTVLMVDAVLATSKKEMNDIAQLGWNKRIDFVPSCLLNRSISANEMATNVLQVYTKVIDTRYRRYMDSLEWQCLCAILHTGLQQEPTNKIIPSNRLLELRGLTPQQWQRMLICADEEFVRNYVDIGVERLLLVTPNIETSKILRYKPYMQKAEGELERTKIETNNFFAKSRYENAKEEEEDTIKQITTMLANAKVLLKQKRFSLLHLSQMYQIIRFEDYDEDRLLVILRRMRLLKFARRMVHILSEYLYLEDGYAPFAPLNDKKVRPIIESIINKDKY
- a CDS encoding aspartate kinase; this encodes MKVMKFGGTSVGSPERMKEVVDLVLRNNEPVFVVLSAMSGTTNTLIEVADYLYKKNHEGANEVINKLEQKYLSHIDELYSTNEYKEKTLKLFQEEFNYLRSFTNDIFTSFEEKSIVAQGEVLSTNMVVNYLQEKGIKAKLLNALDFMRTDKNAEPDAAYIKEKLSAIMADNADYQVYITQGFVCKNAYGEVDNLQRGGSDYTASLVGAAINAEEIQIWTDIDGMHNNDPRIVDNTEAVRQLNFEEASELAYFGAKILHPTCVQPAKYAGIPVRLKNTIEPDADGTIINNVMEHGKIKAIAAKDNITVIKVRSSRMFGSPGFLRKVFEVFESYQVSIDLIATSEVGVSVAIEDATHLEEITDELKACGTVTIDADMCIVCVVGDLAWENIGFEIMAANALKDIPVRMISYGGSNYNISFLIKGEDKKHALQSLSAALFN
- a CDS encoding glycosyltransferase; the encoded protein is MFIIDTYTIIVSAMLLSVALLTSFINPFFRRPKLSEPYCKEVAEEALTEETEIIEQREVVEEEKQYPPVSIILTPNDDALALSKNLNKYLNQDYPNYEIIVVVPKGDAETEDILKTYAGNSRLYTTFIPSTSKYMSRKKLAITLGAKAAKYEWLLVCDIFCAPQSKHWLSALARNCKENVNLVAGYTNYDGEAPDFWRFERFYISCYLMREAQKGTAYAWNSNALLFKKSEFLAAEGFRGNLKYVRGEFDFIVNKYAQKGATVVENSIDGTLIEETPTYKHWINKHLFYIETRQHLKRSMAHRLWFYIDQLAIYINYIFIIAGLVYSIITARWIISIAAALALVATFILRISIGKKTLSLFNEDIPSWKIIPYELRLIWQNLGYKIKYWRANKYDFISHKL